AAGACCGTGCGCGGCCAGTACACCGCCGGCAAGATCGGCGGCCATGACGTGCCCGCCTACTACTTCGAGAAGAACGTCGACAACGACAGTGATACCGAGACCTTCGCCGCCGTGCAGGTGGAGATCGACAACTGGCGCTGGGCCGGTGTGCCCTTCTACCTGCGCACCGGCAAACGCCTGGCGAAGAAGGCGTCGGAGATTCTGATTCAGTTCAAGCCCGTGCCGCATCGCCTGTTCAACGATGGCGAAGCCAACCAGTTGCTGATCCGCCTGCAGCCGGAAGAGCGCATCAGCCTGCAACTGATGGCCAAAAACCCCGGCAAGGGCATGCACCTGAAACCGGTGGAGCTGGACCTCAATCTGGCCAATGCCTTCAACCAGCAACGTCGTTGGGATGCTTACGAGCGCCTACTGCTCGACGTGATCGAAGGCGACTCGACGCTGTTCATGCGCCGCGACGAGGTGGAGGCGGCCTGGCAATGGGTCGACCCGATCCTGCAGGGCTGGCACCAGCACTACCAGAGCCCGCGCCCCTATCCGGCCGGCAGCGATGGACCAGAGCAACTGCAACACCTGCTGGAGCGTCACGGGCGGCACTGGGCGGAGTGATCCGCCCCGGTTACTTAGGCGGCGGGCCTGCGGCGCCCATGCATCAGCACGACCACCAGCACCATCATCCCTACGCTACCCGCAGCCACGAACAACCCCTCGTAGCCCAACGCCTTGGCCAGCACCCCGCTGCTGGCCCCAACGAAGCCGGACAGCAGCAACTGTGCCGAGGCCTGCAAGGTGAAGTCGGCGCCTTCGTGTTCGGGGCGGCACATGCGCATCATCGCGGCGAACAGGGCGACGGTGGACATGCCGTCGGCTACCTGTTCGAACAGGGTCACGGCATAGATCAGTCCTGTGTTAGCGCCCTGCCCCACCAGCAAGGCCAGGGCCGCGATGCCGATGGCCTGCAGGGCGCCGAACAGGATCAACGCGCGCAGCACGCCGATGCGCGCGTAGAGCAAGCCTCCGAGCAAGGCACCGCCGATGCCGGCCAGGCTGCTGATCAGGGTCAGTTGGCCTAGCGCTGCGGTGCTCCAACCTTGATCCACCAGCATCGGTTTGATCATCGGCGAACCGAGCGAGTCGCCCAATTTGAAGGTCAGTACCACAGCCAACCACAGCAGCATGCCGGGTTGCGCCAACAGGCCACGGTAGTGGTCGAACAGCAGACGTGGGCCGAGGGCGTTTTCAGCCAGAGCAGGCTGGAACGGCAACACGCGGCGCTCGGGAAACAGCCAGATCGGCACAGTCATCAGCAGGATCAGGCCGGCCACCAGCCCCACAGCCAGGTTCCAGCCCAACGGGTCGATCATCAGCAACAGGCCGCTGCCGCTGACGATCATGCCAACCTTGTAGCCGCCCACCTGCAGGCTATTGCCCAGGCCACGCCAGCGTTCGGGCAGCAAGCGTACGGTGAGCCCGTCGGTGGCGATGTCCTGGGTCGAGGCCAGCAGGTTGATCAGCAGCAGCAAACCAAGCAA
The genomic region above belongs to Pseudomonas sediminis and contains:
- a CDS encoding MFS transporter, giving the protein MSPTALRPSNATLVLLASLYCAQGLPSGLIAHSLPVLLRQHGVDLALIGLLKLLALPWLLKVLWAPWIDRLASARLGHHRGWILPLQSGVIVCVAALALLAPQTLFGSGLWLLLGLLLLINLLASTQDIATDGLTVRLLPERWRGLGNSLQVGGYKVGMIVSGSGLLLMIDPLGWNLAVGLVAGLILLMTVPIWLFPERRVLPFQPALAENALGPRLLFDHYRGLLAQPGMLLWLAVVLTFKLGDSLGSPMIKPMLVDQGWSTAALGQLTLISSLAGIGGALLGGLLYARIGVLRALILFGALQAIGIAALALLVGQGANTGLIYAVTLFEQVADGMSTVALFAAMMRMCRPEHEGADFTLQASAQLLLSGFVGASSGVLAKALGYEGLFVAAGSVGMMVLVVVLMHGRRRPAA